The genomic interval GGGCTGGGGACCTGGGGCTCATGGCAGGTGCCAGTCACCGGGTCGTGACTGAAACTTCAAAAATTGCCATGCCTGAAATTACCATTGGCCTGTTCCCGGATGTTGGCGCAACGTGGTTTCTTAACCGCATGCCAAACTCCATCGGCCTGTTTTTGGGGCTTACCGGTCTGAATATCAATGCCGAGGATGCCCTCCAGGTTCATCTGGCAGATGCATTTATACCTGCCGATCAGAAAGAGAACCTGTACGAAGAATTAAAGAGTCTGGCGTGGCGTAGCCAGGAAAGCAATCATTCTCAGGTTAGTCAACTCTTTAATCAGATTTCAAGGCAGTATGAGCATCTAAAGCCGAGTTCGCTTTTGGCTCCTCATCTATCCCTAATCCACAAACTGAGCAATTTGAATTCCGTGGAAGAGGTATATTGCACACTTATGCAAATCGATACTGACGATCGTTGGCTAAAAAAAGGGCTGGATTCTCTGCGAGATGGGTGCCCCACCACCGCCTGCCTTGTATGGCGGCAGATGCATCAATTGCACGGGCTGACTTTAAAGGAGGTTTTCTGTCAGGAGCTGATTATGGCGATTCAATGCACCCGGCATCCCGATTTTCGGGAAGGGGTCAGGGCGCAACTCATAGATAAGGATAAGCAACCTGTCTGGCAGCATGATTTCCCAGGTGATGTTCCTGAAAGCTGGATAGACGAATTTTTTGACTCGCCATGGAAAGACGGATCGCACCCATTAAATGATCTATAATGATAGTTAAG from Desulfopila inferna carries:
- a CDS encoding enoyl-CoA hydratase/isomerase family protein, coding for MAGASHRVVTETSKIAMPEITIGLFPDVGATWFLNRMPNSIGLFLGLTGLNINAEDALQVHLADAFIPADQKENLYEELKSLAWRSQESNHSQVSQLFNQISRQYEHLKPSSLLAPHLSLIHKLSNLNSVEEVYCTLMQIDTDDRWLKKGLDSLRDGCPTTACLVWRQMHQLHGLTLKEVFCQELIMAIQCTRHPDFREGVRAQLIDKDKQPVWQHDFPGDVPESWIDEFFDSPWKDGSHPLNDL